In Microvenator marinus, one genomic interval encodes:
- a CDS encoding M3 family oligoendopeptidase, protein MNLPNQGLKFSEMSLPKPTFESLSDTMGSIDSRFDQAADDKTRIEVVQDWDRLVRNYSSWAAITRLKFSQDTRDEAAKADREYVDELTPKFTEMNIAWLRKLLASEHRPALEAHFGAHAFRMWANEVLTFEPAIQEDLVQESKLSADHTALTASAEIEFDGEVYNLSQLAKFMDVADRDTRYRAQKARWDWVEAHSDEFDEIYDKLVKLRHSMAQKLGYKNYIELGYRRMMRVDYSREDVEVFRKEILRTVVPLVAEMKKAQAKRLGIDRCMVWDESVFDSKGNPVPEGDVAELTEKAKSVFDQMHPELSSFYRMMVERGLLDLDSRTGKAGGGFCTSFAEFGVPFIFANFNGTKHDAEVFTHEMGHAFQCYLSMDKVPHDYIWPTLEACEIHSMSLEYFTWPYMEAFFGDDTERFRTVHLTESLSFLPYGTAIDHFQHLVYEKPDATPQERREMWLEMEKLYLPWRDWGDIEYGAKGARWQLQGHVYHAPFYYIDYVLAQTCALQFWDRMNHDYKQALEDYVALCRRGGEASFQSLATSAGLTSPFEPGCLEGAVGRAREYLGF, encoded by the coding sequence GTGAACCTTCCAAATCAAGGGCTCAAATTCTCAGAAATGAGCCTTCCAAAACCAACGTTTGAAAGCCTTTCCGACACGATGGGCAGCATCGATAGCCGATTTGACCAAGCCGCGGACGACAAGACGCGAATCGAAGTCGTCCAAGACTGGGACCGGCTCGTCCGCAACTACTCGAGCTGGGCGGCGATTACTCGCCTGAAGTTCAGCCAGGACACGCGCGACGAGGCCGCCAAGGCCGACCGCGAGTACGTCGACGAGCTGACCCCGAAGTTCACCGAGATGAATATCGCGTGGTTGAGGAAGTTGCTCGCGAGCGAGCACCGGCCAGCTCTTGAGGCACATTTTGGCGCGCACGCGTTCCGTATGTGGGCGAACGAAGTCCTGACCTTTGAGCCGGCAATCCAGGAAGACCTGGTGCAGGAGAGCAAGCTCAGTGCCGATCACACGGCCTTGACGGCATCCGCCGAGATCGAGTTCGACGGCGAAGTCTACAACCTTTCGCAGCTCGCGAAGTTCATGGATGTGGCGGATCGCGACACGCGTTACCGAGCGCAAAAGGCGCGCTGGGATTGGGTGGAAGCGCACTCGGACGAGTTCGACGAAATTTATGACAAGCTCGTCAAACTGCGCCATTCCATGGCCCAAAAGCTCGGCTACAAGAATTATATTGAGCTCGGCTACCGTCGCATGATGCGCGTTGATTATTCGCGTGAAGATGTGGAGGTCTTCCGCAAAGAGATCCTGCGCACCGTGGTGCCACTCGTGGCCGAGATGAAAAAGGCGCAGGCCAAAAGGCTCGGAATCGACCGTTGTATGGTCTGGGACGAGTCGGTCTTCGACTCCAAGGGAAATCCAGTCCCCGAGGGCGATGTCGCCGAGTTGACCGAAAAGGCCAAGTCGGTCTTTGACCAGATGCACCCTGAGCTTTCGAGCTTCTACCGTATGATGGTGGAGCGCGGTTTGCTCGACCTAGACTCACGTACGGGCAAGGCTGGCGGCGGGTTCTGCACCTCTTTTGCCGAGTTCGGCGTGCCCTTCATCTTCGCGAATTTCAACGGCACCAAGCACGATGCCGAGGTGTTCACGCACGAGATGGGTCATGCGTTCCAATGCTACTTGAGCATGGACAAAGTACCTCACGACTACATCTGGCCTACACTTGAGGCGTGCGAGATCCACTCGATGAGCCTCGAGTACTTCACCTGGCCATATATGGAGGCGTTCTTCGGCGACGATACCGAGCGCTTCCGCACGGTGCACCTGACCGAGTCTTTGAGCTTCCTTCCATACGGAACGGCCATCGACCACTTCCAGCACTTGGTCTACGAGAAGCCCGATGCCACGCCACAAGAGCGCCGCGAGATGTGGCTCGAGATGGAGAAACTCTATCTCCCGTGGCGCGATTGGGGTGATATCGAGTACGGCGCCAAAGGTGCGCGCTGGCAGCTCCAAGGCCACGTCTATCACGCGCCATTCTACTATATCGACTACGTGCTCGCTCAGACCTGCGCACTGCAGTTCTGGGACCGCATGAACCACGACTACAAACAGGCCCTCGAGGACTACGTGGCCCTTTGTCGGCGCGGTGGAGAGGCATCTTTCCAGTCGCTCGCAACCTCCGCCGGATTGACCTCGCCATTTGAGCCGGGTTGCCTCGAAGGTGCAGTCGGCCGAGCCCGGGAATATCTCGGGTTCTAA
- a CDS encoding acetate/propionate family kinase has protein sequence MHILVINCGSSSLKSSVIDHRTGARVGSCVVERVGQEGSRMRFNGEWEPLDAPNIEGALKIVVPRMVENLGGATITAVGHRVVHGGVAFDRPTLITPEVEKAIEDNFQIAPLHNPPNLAGIRAARSVLPDVPHIAVFDTAFHATMPRRAREYAIDHKVAEAKNYRRFGFHGISHEFVSHLAAKHMEQDVRDLRIITCHLGNGCSVAAIEYGRSVETSMGMTPLEGLVMGTRVGDLDPGLLIQMQRDGMSLDEVDAFLNRDSGLKGLSGVGNDMRDIEARAAEGDERCRLAIQVFAHRVRKYIGAYAAVMGGVDAIVFTAGIGENSEVIRHRISQRLDYMGAVLHEDLNRDAKVSHESPVFEISTRNSRVRLLVAATDESLQIAREAAKIVEARQATKGAERGIPVAVSARHIHLTQEAVEALFGPGYKLTERNPLSQPGQFACNETVTVVGPKRQLENVRILGPTRPDNQVEISRTDEFFLGLDAPVRASGDVANSPGCKLVGPHGTYEMKQGVICAWRHIHMHPDDAEYFGVSDKDVVEVAIQGTSRELIFGDVLVRVSPKYKLEMHIDTDEGNAAELSKGAEGALLSATDGNALLRRRKTRFDEVAE, from the coding sequence ATGCATATTCTCGTCATCAACTGTGGCAGCTCCTCTTTGAAGAGTTCTGTGATCGATCATCGCACTGGCGCTCGCGTGGGTTCTTGCGTGGTTGAACGTGTGGGGCAGGAAGGCTCGCGCATGCGCTTCAACGGCGAGTGGGAGCCTTTGGATGCGCCGAATATCGAGGGCGCGCTCAAGATTGTCGTGCCACGTATGGTCGAAAATCTCGGCGGTGCCACCATTACAGCCGTGGGCCATCGCGTGGTTCACGGAGGCGTGGCCTTTGATCGACCCACCCTGATCACGCCAGAAGTAGAAAAGGCCATCGAAGATAATTTCCAGATTGCGCCATTACACAACCCGCCAAACCTTGCGGGTATCCGTGCAGCGCGCAGCGTATTGCCGGACGTCCCGCATATCGCCGTCTTTGACACTGCATTCCATGCCACGATGCCACGTCGCGCACGCGAATACGCGATCGACCACAAAGTGGCTGAGGCCAAGAACTACCGCCGTTTTGGCTTCCACGGCATCAGCCACGAGTTCGTCTCGCACCTGGCTGCGAAGCACATGGAACAAGACGTCCGCGACCTGCGCATCATCACGTGTCACCTCGGGAACGGATGTAGCGTGGCGGCAATCGAGTACGGCCGCTCCGTGGAAACCTCCATGGGCATGACCCCTCTTGAGGGGCTCGTGATGGGTACGCGCGTGGGTGATTTGGACCCGGGACTCCTGATCCAGATGCAGCGCGACGGTATGAGCCTCGATGAAGTTGATGCCTTCTTGAACCGAGATAGCGGCCTCAAGGGCCTCAGTGGTGTGGGCAACGATATGCGAGATATCGAGGCGCGCGCCGCCGAGGGCGACGAGCGTTGCCGGCTCGCTATTCAGGTCTTCGCGCACCGTGTTCGTAAGTACATTGGCGCCTACGCTGCGGTGATGGGTGGTGTGGATGCCATCGTATTCACGGCTGGAATCGGCGAGAATTCGGAGGTGATCAGGCACCGAATCTCGCAGCGATTGGACTATATGGGAGCAGTGCTCCACGAAGACCTCAATCGCGACGCCAAAGTCAGCCATGAGAGTCCTGTTTTTGAGATTTCGACTCGAAACTCGAGAGTTCGCCTGCTTGTAGCGGCGACCGACGAGTCTCTTCAGATTGCGCGCGAGGCCGCGAAGATTGTGGAAGCACGCCAGGCTACCAAAGGTGCCGAACGTGGCATTCCTGTTGCCGTTTCGGCACGTCATATCCACCTAACCCAAGAGGCCGTGGAAGCCCTCTTTGGACCGGGGTACAAGCTTACAGAGAGAAACCCACTCTCGCAGCCAGGCCAGTTCGCGTGCAACGAGACGGTCACGGTTGTGGGTCCAAAACGCCAGCTCGAGAACGTGCGAATCCTTGGGCCGACTCGTCCGGACAATCAGGTCGAGATCTCGCGTACCGACGAGTTCTTCCTTGGGCTCGACGCGCCGGTGCGCGCCTCGGGAGACGTAGCAAACTCGCCTGGGTGCAAGCTCGTTGGACCTCATGGCACCTATGAAATGAAGCAGGGCGTGATCTGCGCGTGGCGTCATATCCACATGCATCCTGACGACGCTGAGTACTTCGGTGTGAGCGATAAGGACGTAGTAGAGGTCGCCATCCAAGGCACAAGCCGTGAGCTCATCTTTGGCGATGTGCTGGTGCGCGTGTCGCCCAAGTACAAGCTCGAGATGCATATCGACACCGACGAGGGTAACGCCGCTGAGTTGTCCAAAGGGGCAGAAGGTGCACTACTTTCAGCCACTGACGGAAACGCTTTGTTGCGCCGCCGCAAGACTCGGTTCGACGAAGTCGCTGAATGA